A segment of the Terriglobia bacterium genome:
GGAGAAAGCGTGATGTCGCAACCACTTAGCGACACTGCCGCAGAAACCGCTACCCAGCCCGCGCAATATTCGACGGAGGAGCGCGGCGCGCTCTTCGCCCTGGCACACCGTGCGATTGAGGCGCATCTGGCGGGTATCGAGTTGAAGGTGATTGCGCCTTCCGCCCATCTGGACGAAAAGCGCGGCGCGTTCACCACCTTGCATCTCCACGGCCAACTGCGCGGCTGCGTCGGCTTCGTCTTCCCTATCCTCTCCCTGTACCGCACCGTCGCCGAAACTGCGGTGGCGGCCGCTTTTAGGGACATCCGCTTTCC
Coding sequences within it:
- the amrA gene encoding AmmeMemoRadiSam system protein A codes for the protein MSQPLSDTAAETATQPAQYSTEERGALFALAHRAIEAHLAGIELKVIAPSAHLDEKRGAFTTLHLHGQLRGCVGFVFPILSLYRTVAETAVAAAFRDIRFPPVTREEAPLLKIEISVLSPVQPILPEQIEIGRHGLVVTYATRRGLLLPQVPVEHGWDRLTFLEQTCVKSGSPPDAWQRGAVIEAFTAEVFGEI